In Nocardioides sp., the following proteins share a genomic window:
- a CDS encoding CoA-transferase translates to MSKPRDKTMTIEEIVASLSDGMTIGIGGWGPRRKPMALVRAILRSDLKDLTIVSWGGADVGLLARAGKIRKLIYAFVSLDSIPLEPNFQRARQNATIPEIVELDEGMFMTGLQAAAQRLPFLPVRAGLGSDVMVNNPWLQTVTSPYSDGTELVAMPALRLDVALVHLNRADVHGNASYLGPDPYFDDLFAMAASQTYVSVEQIVDTAGLTVDTPVQRLLLNRMMVTGVVETPNGAHFTNCVPDYERDEAFQKAYAAAASGTDDEWAAFESRFLAGDEAAYQDAVRAFGEES, encoded by the coding sequence ATGAGCAAGCCACGCGACAAGACGATGACGATCGAGGAGATCGTCGCGTCGCTGTCCGACGGGATGACCATCGGCATCGGCGGCTGGGGACCGCGGCGCAAGCCGATGGCACTCGTACGCGCGATCCTGCGCTCGGACCTCAAAGATCTGACGATCGTGTCGTGGGGCGGTGCCGACGTCGGCCTGCTCGCGCGCGCGGGCAAGATCCGCAAACTGATCTACGCGTTCGTCTCGCTGGACTCGATCCCACTGGAGCCCAACTTCCAGCGTGCGCGGCAGAACGCGACCATCCCCGAGATCGTCGAGTTGGACGAGGGGATGTTCATGACCGGGTTGCAAGCCGCCGCTCAGCGGCTGCCGTTCCTGCCGGTGCGAGCGGGGCTGGGTTCGGACGTGATGGTCAACAACCCGTGGTTGCAGACCGTCACCTCGCCGTACTCCGACGGCACCGAACTCGTCGCCATGCCGGCGCTGCGTCTCGACGTCGCCCTGGTGCATCTCAACCGCGCCGACGTGCACGGCAACGCGTCCTACCTGGGCCCGGACCCGTACTTCGACGACCTGTTCGCGATGGCCGCGTCGCAGACCTACGTGTCCGTCGAGCAGATCGTGGACACGGCCGGCCTCACGGTAGACACCCCCGTGCAGCGGCTGCTGCTCAACCGGATGATGGTGACCGGGGTGGTGGAGACGCCGAACGGTGCGCACTTCACCAACTGCGTGCCCGACTACGAACGCGACGAGGCGTTCCAGAAGGCGTACGCCGCAGCGGCATCTGGAACCGACGACGAATGGGCGGCCTTCGAGTCGCGCTTCCTGGCCGGCGACGAGGCTGCCTATCAGGACGCCGTACGCGCTTTTGGGGAGGAATCATGA
- a CDS encoding enoyl-CoA hydratase family protein, whose amino-acid sequence MSISSVLRDDHVRVITMEAPPVNALTVQGWFDVAAALDEASADPDTHVVILRAVGRGFNAGVDIKEMQHHSGFEHLLGANRGCFATFKAVYECSVPVIAAVNGFCLGGGVGLVGNADVVVASDDAYFGVPEVNQGALGAATHMARLVPQHMMRTLYFTARTIPARDLVSYGSVLQVVPSDELLDAALEVAQEIAAKDTRVIRAAKEALNGIDPIDVNKSYRWEQGFTFELNLMGVSDELRDKFAGTSKASSTHSESTEDA is encoded by the coding sequence GTGTCGATCTCATCTGTCCTGCGTGACGATCACGTCCGCGTCATCACGATGGAGGCTCCGCCGGTCAATGCACTGACGGTGCAGGGCTGGTTCGACGTGGCTGCCGCACTCGACGAGGCGAGCGCCGATCCCGACACGCATGTGGTGATCCTGCGCGCGGTGGGGCGCGGCTTCAACGCCGGCGTGGACATCAAGGAGATGCAGCACCACTCCGGTTTCGAGCACCTGCTCGGCGCCAACCGCGGCTGCTTCGCGACCTTCAAGGCGGTGTACGAGTGCTCGGTTCCGGTGATCGCGGCGGTGAACGGCTTCTGTCTCGGCGGCGGTGTCGGACTCGTCGGCAACGCCGACGTGGTGGTCGCGTCCGACGATGCGTACTTCGGGGTGCCCGAGGTAAATCAGGGCGCTTTGGGTGCCGCGACGCATATGGCCCGGCTGGTGCCGCAGCACATGATGCGCACCCTCTACTTCACCGCGCGTACGATCCCGGCGCGCGATCTGGTGTCGTACGGCTCGGTGCTTCAGGTGGTGCCGAGTGACGAGCTCCTCGACGCCGCGCTCGAGGTGGCCCAAGAGATCGCGGCCAAGGACACGCGCGTGATCCGGGCCGCCAAGGAAGCGCTCAACGGGATCGACCCGATCGACGTGAACAAGTCCTACCGCTGGGAGCAGGGCTTCACGTTCGAACTCAACCTGATGGGCGTCAGCGACGAGCTGCGCGACAAGTTCGCCGGGACTTCCAAGGCGTCAAGCACACACTCAGAGTCAACGGAGGATGCATGA
- a CDS encoding SDR family oxidoreductase, protein MPISLNLTERVALVTGGAKGVGAGITRRLLDAGATVITCGRREVDPVKGSTHRTCDVRDPESVKALIDGIVAEHGRLDILVNNAGGSPWGLASEMGFARQAKIIELNLTSPMLVSLEANRVMQQHGGGSIISISSVSGVRLSPGTSAYGAAKAGLDHLTRSLAVEWGPKVRINTIDLGMTRTHGLEEFYGADGAAELERLEGTVPLARLTDPTDVGDLVTFLASPLAKHISGACIELHGGGEAGDFLNEQRRLNEQRRLNEQRKKENNL, encoded by the coding sequence GTGCCGATCTCACTGAACCTCACCGAGCGCGTCGCTCTCGTCACAGGCGGAGCCAAGGGCGTCGGCGCGGGCATCACCCGCCGACTCCTGGACGCGGGCGCGACCGTGATCACCTGTGGGCGACGCGAAGTCGACCCCGTGAAGGGCAGCACGCACCGCACCTGCGACGTACGCGACCCCGAGTCGGTGAAAGCCCTGATCGACGGCATCGTCGCCGAGCACGGTCGTCTCGACATCCTGGTCAACAACGCGGGCGGATCGCCCTGGGGGTTGGCCAGCGAGATGGGCTTCGCCCGCCAGGCCAAGATCATCGAACTCAACCTCACCTCGCCGATGCTGGTCTCGTTGGAGGCCAACCGGGTGATGCAACAGCACGGCGGCGGCTCGATCATCAGCATCTCGTCGGTCTCCGGCGTACGCCTCAGCCCCGGCACCAGTGCGTACGGCGCTGCCAAGGCGGGCCTGGACCACCTCACGCGCTCCCTGGCAGTGGAGTGGGGACCGAAGGTGCGGATCAACACCATCGACCTGGGCATGACCCGGACCCATGGGCTGGAGGAGTTCTACGGCGCCGATGGCGCGGCCGAACTCGAACGCCTCGAAGGCACCGTCCCGCTGGCCCGGCTCACCGACCCGACGGATGTCGGTGACCTCGTCACCTTCCTGGCCTCCCCACTGGCCAAGCACATCAGTGGCGCTTGCATCGAACTTCACGGCGGCGGCGAAGCCGGCGACTTCCTCAACGAACAGCGCAGGCTCAACGAACAGCGCAGGCTCAACGAACAGCGCAAGAAGGAGAACAACCTATGA
- a CDS encoding SDR family oxidoreductase, translating to MTGILDGRIAIITGAGRGIGREHALEFARQGAKVVVNDYGVSLSGEGTGDTPAEEVVKEIQALGGEAVVNTADVADFGQAEAMIRQAIDTFGGLDILVNNAGFVRDRMLVNATEDEWDAVIRVHLKGHFAPLRHAAAYWRAESKEGRQRVGRVINTSSGAGLQGSIGQSAYSAAKAGIAGLTLVAAGELGRVGVTVNAIAPVAATRMTEGPFGAGLPDAGDNSPIVAWLASEEAGHVTGRVFEIEGGKLTLEDAWRHGASRDNGSRWSAADLGEVVDALIAEGAVPEKVYGS from the coding sequence ATGACCGGCATCCTCGACGGCCGCATCGCCATCATTACCGGGGCGGGGCGCGGCATCGGCCGCGAGCACGCCCTCGAGTTCGCCCGCCAGGGCGCCAAGGTCGTCGTCAACGACTACGGCGTCTCGCTGTCCGGCGAAGGTACGGGCGACACCCCCGCCGAAGAGGTCGTCAAAGAGATCCAGGCGTTGGGCGGCGAGGCCGTCGTCAACACCGCGGACGTCGCCGACTTCGGCCAGGCCGAGGCGATGATCCGCCAGGCGATCGACACCTTCGGAGGGCTCGACATCCTGGTCAACAACGCGGGATTCGTCCGCGATCGGATGCTGGTCAACGCCACCGAGGACGAGTGGGACGCCGTCATCCGGGTGCATCTGAAGGGCCACTTCGCGCCGCTTCGTCACGCGGCTGCCTACTGGCGTGCCGAGTCCAAGGAAGGACGCCAACGCGTCGGCCGCGTCATCAACACGTCCTCGGGTGCCGGGCTTCAAGGCTCGATCGGTCAGAGCGCCTACAGCGCAGCCAAGGCCGGGATCGCGGGACTCACCCTCGTGGCGGCTGGAGAGTTGGGTCGAGTCGGTGTCACCGTCAACGCGATCGCTCCGGTCGCGGCCACCCGGATGACCGAAGGGCCGTTCGGCGCAGGTCTGCCCGACGCGGGCGACAACTCGCCGATCGTGGCCTGGCTGGCGAGCGAGGAAGCCGGTCACGTCACGGGTCGAGTCTTCGAGATCGAGGGCGGCAAGCTCACGCTCGAGGACGCCTGGCGGCACGGAGCCAGTCGCGACAACGGCTCGCGTTGGAGCGCCGCAGACCTGGGCGAGGTCGTCGATGCTCTGATCGCCGAGGGAGCGGTGCCGGAGAAGGTGTACGGCAGCTAA
- a CDS encoding acyl-CoA dehydrogenase family protein, producing the protein MFDWSEDDRTVRAAVRDWVDNEVRPIRDDLEHGGVPPYAIAKKYWDTFGIGEQYAERFDWDIRRLQAEAAGESFAEPEPDDFDPALGSVANIELVKVCPGIPTAIGISTGMTAGTINAMGTVEQRLRWARDLITLDKVGAWAITEPDAGSDAFGGMRTTARPDGDGWVLNGQKTFITNGPYADTMVVYAKLDDPSTRAGQPATEAERRQAPVLIFVLDKDMGGLTQGKPFRKMGMHSSPTGELFFDNVRVERDRLLAGSGAKGTDGRDSARANFVAERVGIATFALGIIEECLRISVDYAKGRELWGKPISDFQLIQVKLAEMEIARVNVENMVLKAIDARRRGVLLDMAEASAMKLYASREATNVALEAVQLLGGNGYMAEYGVEQLARDAKVLMIYGGSNEVQTTHVAKGLLRR; encoded by the coding sequence ATGTTCGACTGGAGCGAGGACGACCGTACGGTCCGCGCCGCGGTGCGCGACTGGGTGGACAACGAGGTGCGCCCGATCCGAGACGATCTGGAGCACGGCGGCGTGCCGCCGTACGCGATCGCGAAGAAGTATTGGGACACCTTCGGCATCGGTGAGCAGTACGCCGAGCGCTTCGACTGGGACATCCGACGCCTGCAGGCCGAGGCGGCCGGTGAATCGTTCGCAGAGCCCGAACCCGACGACTTCGACCCAGCACTGGGCTCGGTGGCCAACATCGAGTTGGTGAAGGTCTGCCCCGGCATCCCGACCGCCATCGGCATTTCGACGGGGATGACCGCGGGCACGATCAATGCGATGGGCACGGTCGAGCAGCGGCTGCGCTGGGCCCGCGACCTGATCACCCTCGACAAGGTCGGCGCCTGGGCGATCACCGAGCCCGACGCGGGCTCCGACGCCTTCGGCGGGATGCGTACGACCGCCCGACCCGACGGTGACGGCTGGGTGCTCAACGGCCAGAAGACCTTCATCACCAACGGGCCGTACGCCGACACGATGGTCGTCTACGCCAAGCTCGACGACCCCTCGACCCGGGCCGGTCAACCGGCGACGGAGGCCGAGCGCCGCCAGGCACCCGTACTGATCTTCGTGCTCGACAAGGACATGGGGGGCCTGACTCAGGGCAAGCCGTTTCGCAAGATGGGGATGCACTCCTCCCCTACTGGCGAACTGTTCTTCGACAACGTCCGCGTGGAGCGCGACCGGCTGCTGGCGGGCAGTGGGGCCAAAGGCACCGACGGCCGCGACTCGGCGCGCGCGAATTTCGTCGCCGAGCGGGTCGGCATCGCGACGTTCGCGCTGGGCATCATCGAGGAGTGCCTGCGGATCTCGGTCGACTACGCCAAGGGTCGCGAACTGTGGGGCAAGCCGATCAGCGACTTCCAGTTGATCCAGGTCAAGCTGGCCGAGATGGAGATCGCGCGGGTCAACGTCGAGAACATGGTGCTCAAGGCGATCGACGCGCGTCGACGTGGGGTCCTGCTCGATATGGCCGAGGCCTCGGCGATGAAGTTGTACGCCTCCCGCGAAGCGACCAACGTTGCTCTCGAAGCCGTGCAGTTGCTCGGGGGCAACGGCTATATGGCGGAGTACGGCGTGGAGCAACTCGCCCGTGACGCCAAGGTGCTGATGATCTACGGCGGGTCGAACGAGGTGCAGACGACGCACGTCGCGAAGGGACTGCTGCGCCGCTGA
- a CDS encoding steroid 3-ketoacyl-CoA thiolase: protein MGTPVIIDAVRTPLGKRRGWLAGLHPAVLLGAVQSEVLRRSGIDPTLVDQVIGGCVTQAGEQSNNMVRRAWMHAGLPLHTASTALDAQCSSGQQAAHLINALIGADQIKVGIACGVEAMSRVPLGANVPAGMGDPRPADWSIDLPNQFEGADRIVKDRGFSRADVDAFGLASQQKARVALDERRFDRETMALEAPVLDDEGKPTGEMRTVTTDQGPRDTTLEGLAALKPVLEGGTHTAGTSSQISDGASAVLFMDSDLADSLGLTPKARIVSSCLVGSDPYYHLDGPVQATEKLLKDTGMAMDDFDLFEVNEAFAGVVMSWAKVHGPAEDRVNVNGGAIALGHPVGSTGTRLITTALHELERRDAATALISMCAGGAQASGTVIERI, encoded by the coding sequence ATGGGAACACCAGTCATCATCGACGCCGTCCGTACGCCGCTTGGAAAACGCCGAGGTTGGCTCGCGGGTCTGCACCCGGCCGTACTCCTGGGCGCGGTGCAGTCCGAGGTGCTACGCCGGTCCGGGATCGATCCCACATTGGTCGACCAGGTCATCGGAGGTTGTGTGACCCAGGCGGGCGAGCAGTCCAACAACATGGTGCGCCGCGCCTGGATGCACGCGGGGCTGCCGTTGCACACCGCCTCCACCGCGCTCGACGCTCAGTGCTCGTCGGGCCAGCAGGCGGCCCATCTGATCAACGCGCTGATCGGCGCGGACCAGATCAAGGTCGGGATCGCCTGTGGCGTCGAGGCCATGTCACGCGTCCCCCTGGGCGCCAACGTCCCGGCCGGCATGGGAGACCCACGCCCGGCCGACTGGTCGATCGATCTGCCCAATCAGTTCGAGGGCGCCGACCGCATCGTCAAGGACCGGGGTTTCTCGCGAGCCGATGTGGATGCGTTCGGGCTGGCGTCGCAGCAGAAGGCTCGAGTCGCCCTGGACGAGCGGCGCTTCGACCGCGAGACCATGGCACTTGAGGCCCCCGTACTCGATGACGAGGGCAAGCCGACCGGCGAGATGCGTACGGTCACGACCGACCAGGGCCCTCGCGACACCACGCTCGAGGGCTTGGCAGCGCTGAAGCCCGTGCTGGAGGGCGGCACGCACACGGCGGGCACCTCCTCGCAGATCTCCGACGGCGCTTCGGCGGTGCTCTTCATGGACTCCGACCTGGCCGACTCGCTCGGGCTGACACCCAAGGCCCGGATCGTGTCGTCGTGCCTCGTGGGTTCGGACCCGTACTACCACTTGGACGGGCCGGTCCAGGCGACCGAGAAGTTGCTCAAGGACACCGGCATGGCGATGGACGACTTCGACCTCTTCGAGGTCAACGAGGCGTTCGCCGGTGTCGTGATGAGTTGGGCGAAGGTGCACGGACCGGCCGAGGACCGGGTCAACGTCAACGGCGGCGCGATCGCCCTGGGCCACCCCGTCGGCTCGACCGGCACCCGACTGATCACCACCGCCCTGCACGAACTTGAGCGCCGGGACGCCGCTACCGCCCTGATCTCGATGTGCGCGGGTGGCGCGCAGGCGTCCGGCACAGTGATTGAGCGGATCTGA
- a CDS encoding cytochrome P450: MTSTALPVDFDPTEPDINLVAIPHEQFKALRETSPVHWVAQDAAASAGFVDVAAEGYWAVTRHVDISAVSKNSKDFSTNVNGAIIRFAPDMTRDQVELQQVMLINQDDPGHGTLRRIISRGFTPRAVNSLKDALEGRARKIVADAKAKGAGCFVEDIAAELPLQAIADLLGVPQEDRRKLFDWSNQMLSYDDPEIEGDATLASMEILDYFMPIAEDRKANPRDDIVSKLVNAGEDGEGLTADEFGFFVILLTVAGNETSRNSITHGMKAFFDHPEQWELFKAERPETAVDELIRWATPVNAFQRTALNDVQVGDQLVKKGQRVGIFYGSGNFDESVFEDPYTFNILRNPNPHLAFGGHGAHYCIGANLARLTVGLMFNAIADELPDISLVSDPRRLRHSWINGIKEMQVKYV; this comes from the coding sequence GTGACTTCTACCGCGTTGCCCGTCGACTTCGACCCCACGGAGCCGGACATCAACCTCGTCGCGATTCCGCACGAGCAGTTCAAGGCCCTGCGTGAGACCTCTCCGGTCCACTGGGTCGCCCAGGACGCAGCCGCTTCTGCCGGTTTCGTCGATGTCGCCGCCGAGGGCTATTGGGCGGTGACGCGGCACGTGGACATCTCGGCGGTTTCCAAGAACAGCAAGGACTTCTCCACCAACGTCAACGGCGCGATCATTCGCTTCGCACCGGACATGACCCGAGACCAGGTGGAACTCCAGCAGGTCATGCTGATCAACCAGGATGACCCGGGCCACGGCACTCTCCGCCGGATCATCAGTCGCGGCTTCACGCCGCGTGCGGTCAACAGCCTCAAGGACGCCCTGGAGGGGCGCGCCCGCAAGATCGTCGCCGACGCCAAGGCCAAGGGCGCCGGCTGCTTCGTGGAGGACATCGCGGCCGAACTTCCGCTGCAGGCGATCGCCGACCTGCTCGGCGTGCCGCAGGAGGACCGTCGCAAGCTGTTCGACTGGTCCAACCAGATGCTGTCGTACGACGACCCGGAGATCGAGGGCGACGCGACGCTCGCGTCGATGGAGATCCTCGACTACTTCATGCCGATCGCCGAGGACCGCAAGGCCAACCCGCGCGACGACATCGTCTCCAAGCTGGTCAACGCCGGCGAGGACGGCGAGGGCCTGACCGCCGACGAGTTCGGGTTCTTCGTGATCTTGCTGACCGTCGCGGGCAACGAGACCAGCCGGAATTCGATCACGCACGGCATGAAGGCGTTCTTCGACCACCCCGAGCAGTGGGAGCTCTTCAAGGCCGAGCGCCCGGAGACCGCGGTCGACGAACTCATCCGTTGGGCCACTCCGGTCAATGCGTTCCAGCGTACGGCCCTCAACGACGTGCAGGTCGGCGACCAGTTGGTCAAGAAGGGCCAACGCGTCGGCATCTTCTATGGCTCGGGCAACTTCGACGAGAGCGTCTTCGAGGACCCCTACACGTTCAACATCCTGCGCAACCCCAACCCGCACCTGGCTTTCGGCGGACACGGCGCGCACTACTGCATCGGCGCCAACCTGGCGCGGCTGACGGTCGGGCTGATGTTCAACGCCATCGCCGACGAGTTGCCGGACATCTCGCTGGTCTCCGACCCGCGCCGGCTGCGGCACTCCTGGATCAACGGCATCAAGGAGATGCAGGTCAAGTACGTCTGA
- the map gene encoding type I methionyl aminopeptidase, with translation MIEFRTPAQIEQMRPAGRFVAEVLTALEAKIDVGVNLLELDELAHQMIRDRGAESCYLDYHPSFGASPFGHVLCTSVNDAVLHGLPHDYVIADGDLVSVDFAVAVDGWVSDSALSVVAGNADPQDLALIDTTRRALDAAIEQARVGNRMGDISAAIGDVARAAGLGINLQFGGHGVGRTMHGDPHVANDGRAGRGLPLKAGLVLALEPWFLQTTDEIYTDKDGWTLRSKDGSRGAHSEHTVAITPDGPIILTARD, from the coding sequence GTGATCGAGTTCCGTACGCCTGCCCAGATCGAGCAGATGCGCCCCGCCGGCCGTTTCGTGGCCGAGGTGCTCACCGCGCTGGAGGCCAAGATCGACGTCGGGGTGAATCTCCTCGAACTCGACGAGTTGGCCCACCAGATGATCCGTGACCGGGGCGCGGAGTCGTGCTACCTCGACTATCACCCGTCCTTCGGAGCCTCGCCGTTCGGTCACGTGCTGTGCACCAGCGTCAACGACGCCGTGCTGCACGGCCTTCCCCACGACTACGTGATCGCAGACGGTGATCTGGTGTCGGTGGACTTCGCGGTCGCGGTCGACGGGTGGGTCTCTGATTCGGCGCTCAGTGTGGTCGCCGGCAACGCCGACCCGCAGGATCTCGCCCTGATCGACACCACCCGTCGTGCCCTGGACGCCGCCATCGAGCAGGCCCGGGTCGGCAACCGGATGGGTGACATCTCCGCCGCGATCGGTGACGTCGCACGCGCGGCCGGCCTCGGCATCAACCTGCAGTTCGGCGGCCACGGGGTCGGGCGCACGATGCACGGCGACCCGCACGTGGCCAACGACGGTCGCGCGGGTCGCGGGCTGCCCCTCAAGGCTGGTCTGGTGTTGGCCCTGGAGCCGTGGTTCCTGCAGACCACCGACGAGATCTACACCGACAAGGACGGCTGGACGCTGCGCAGCAAGGACGGATCGCGGGGCGCGCACAGCGAGCACACGGTGGCCATCACGCCCGACGGCCCGATCATCCTGACCGCGCGCGACTGA
- a CDS encoding thiolase domain-containing protein, with protein sequence MSLGMSKQRAAVIGIGQTHHRAKREDVSMAGLCREAIDRALTDAGLGFADIDAVVVGKAPDLFEGVMMPELYLAEALGAAGKPLIRVHTAGSVGGSTAIVAASLVQSGVHRRVLTVAFEKQSESNAMWALSVPIPFVMPVHAGAGGYFAPHVRSYIRRSGAPTHIGAIVAAKDRQNALRNPYAHLKNPDTTVESVLASQMLWDPIRYDETCPSSDGACALVIADERTADAADAPAWIHGTAMRSEPTTAAERDQVNPQAGQAAATAVFKQAGISDPRRQIDCAEIYVPFSWFEPMWLENVGFADEGTGWQLTERGVTALGGDLPVNMSGGVLSSNPIGASGMLRFAEAALQVRGQAGEHQVDGARRALGHAYGGGSQFFSMWVVGSQKPQ encoded by the coding sequence ATGAGTCTGGGCATGAGCAAGCAGCGGGCAGCCGTGATCGGCATCGGCCAGACACACCATCGCGCCAAGCGCGAGGACGTCTCGATGGCAGGCCTGTGCCGCGAGGCGATCGACCGAGCACTCACCGACGCCGGTCTCGGCTTCGCGGACATCGACGCGGTCGTGGTGGGCAAGGCGCCCGACCTCTTCGAGGGCGTGATGATGCCCGAGCTCTATCTGGCCGAGGCGCTGGGTGCCGCCGGCAAGCCGTTGATTCGCGTGCACACCGCCGGTTCGGTGGGCGGGTCGACGGCGATCGTGGCGGCCTCGCTGGTGCAGTCGGGCGTACACCGCCGGGTGCTGACCGTAGCCTTCGAGAAGCAGTCCGAGTCCAATGCGATGTGGGCACTGAGCGTGCCGATCCCGTTCGTGATGCCGGTGCACGCCGGAGCGGGCGGCTACTTCGCGCCGCACGTCCGGTCGTACATCCGCCGCTCCGGTGCACCGACCCATATCGGCGCGATCGTGGCGGCAAAGGACCGGCAGAACGCGCTGCGCAATCCGTACGCCCACCTCAAGAACCCCGACACCACCGTCGAGTCGGTGCTGGCGAGTCAGATGTTGTGGGACCCGATCCGCTATGACGAGACCTGCCCGTCTTCGGACGGCGCCTGCGCACTGGTGATCGCCGACGAGCGGACCGCCGACGCCGCCGACGCGCCCGCCTGGATCCACGGCACCGCGATGCGCAGCGAGCCCACGACGGCAGCCGAGCGCGACCAGGTCAACCCCCAGGCTGGACAGGCGGCAGCGACCGCGGTCTTCAAGCAGGCCGGGATCAGCGACCCGCGGCGCCAGATCGACTGCGCCGAGATCTATGTGCCCTTCTCCTGGTTCGAACCGATGTGGTTGGAGAATGTCGGCTTCGCCGACGAGGGCACGGGTTGGCAGTTGACCGAGCGGGGTGTCACGGCGCTCGGCGGGGACCTGCCTGTCAACATGAGCGGCGGGGTGCTGTCCTCCAACCCGATCGGCGCGTCGGGAATGTTGCGCTTCGCCGAGGCCGCGCTGCAGGTGCGCGGGCAGGCCGGTGAGCACCAGGTCGACGGGGCACGCCGGGCGCTTGGGCATGCGTACGGCGGGGGCTCGCAGTTCTTCTCGATGTGGGTGGTGGGGAGCCAGAAGCCGCAGTGA
- a CDS encoding thiolase domain-containing protein: MRDTAVVGFAHRQIQNFDGSPQCVELLVPVLAECYEQTGWTKDDVGFWCSGSSDYLAGRSFSFVSAVDSIGVLPPVNESHVEMDAAWALYEAWLKIQTGEVDTAIVYGFGKSSAGVLRRTLALQLDPYTMTPLWPDSVSLAALQCRLGLDAGLWDERAMAEVVARSLTDAASNEHAVRKGAITPEEVLAHEVYADPLRKPDCAPVTDGATALVLAAGDRAREVREQPAWITGFAHAIDPHHLGHRDLTVSASATNAAARLDLAGIEIAELHAPFSHQELILRHALGLADDVRVNPSGGALAGNPMFGGGANRIGEAAARIWSGAANRTLGHATSGPLLQQNLLCVMGAQS; encoded by the coding sequence ATGAGAGACACCGCAGTCGTGGGCTTCGCCCACCGACAGATACAGAACTTCGACGGCTCCCCGCAGTGCGTGGAGTTGCTCGTGCCCGTACTCGCCGAGTGTTATGAACAGACCGGGTGGACCAAGGACGACGTCGGCTTTTGGTGCAGTGGCTCGTCGGATTATCTGGCCGGGCGCTCGTTCTCCTTCGTCAGCGCCGTCGACTCGATCGGCGTCCTCCCTCCCGTCAACGAGTCCCATGTCGAGATGGACGCGGCGTGGGCTTTGTACGAGGCCTGGCTCAAGATCCAGACCGGCGAGGTCGACACGGCGATCGTCTACGGCTTCGGCAAGTCCAGCGCGGGGGTGCTGCGCCGTACGCTCGCGCTGCAACTGGACCCCTACACGATGACACCGCTGTGGCCGGACAGCGTGTCCCTGGCGGCGCTGCAGTGCCGGCTCGGGCTGGATGCCGGCTTGTGGGACGAACGCGCGATGGCCGAGGTCGTCGCGCGGTCCCTGACGGACGCGGCGAGCAACGAGCACGCCGTACGCAAGGGGGCGATCACGCCCGAGGAGGTGCTGGCGCACGAGGTGTACGCCGACCCGCTCCGCAAGCCCGACTGCGCGCCGGTCACCGACGGAGCCACGGCGCTGGTGCTGGCTGCGGGTGACCGGGCACGCGAGGTGCGCGAACAACCCGCGTGGATCACGGGTTTCGCTCATGCGATCGACCCCCATCACCTGGGGCACCGCGATCTCACCGTCTCGGCCAGTGCGACCAACGCGGCGGCGCGGCTTGATCTGGCCGGAATCGAAATCGCCGAACTCCACGCCCCGTTCTCTCACCAGGAGTTGATCTTGCGGCACGCACTCGGGCTGGCCGACGACGTACGCGTCAATCCCAGCGGCGGGGCGCTCGCCGGGAATCCGATGTTCGGTGGCGGTGCCAACCGGATCGGTGAGGCGGCGGCACGGATCTGGTCGGGCGCGGCCAACCGAACCCTGGGGCACGCGACCTCCGGGCCGTTGTTGCAACAAAACCTCCTGTGCGTGATGGGAGCCCAATCATGA